In the Paramisgurnus dabryanus chromosome 5, PD_genome_1.1, whole genome shotgun sequence genome, one interval contains:
- the LOC135774136 gene encoding inactive phospholipid phosphatase 7 isoform X2: protein MPLNPSLSRSKDRSGSVLGRPEFLSLNQPLRHGRPSRRTCQWKTHQNHQPENPPEPENTRERREAPRLPDEDCMLLNPSFKGIAINSLLAIDICLSKRLGVCVHSSSSWGSVRSVVVLLALTGHGMTWIFGTLVCLMQSNTLAGQELLINLLIALVLDVLTVAGVQKLVRRKGPWDISPGVLDWVVLDSYSFPAAHASRAAMVSKFLLSHLVLAVPLRVLLVLWAFLVGLSRVLLGQHHLTDIACGFALGFLHFRLMESVWLSSSACQTLISMGTFNWGSTR from the exons ATGCCTCTTAACCCGAGCTTGTCCAGATCAAAAGATCGAAGCGGCAGCGTTCTGGGCCGACCTGAATTCTTATCACTGAACCAACCGCTGCGTCACGGCAGACCATCGAGAAGGACCTGCCAGTGGAAGACGCATCAGAACCACCAGCCCGAGAACCCGCCAGAGCCCGAAAACACGAGGGAACGCAGAGAAGCGCCAAGACTGCCAGATGAAGACTGCATGCTCCTGAACCCCTCTTTCAAAGGAATCGCTATAAACTCACTCTTGGCCATTGACATTTGCCTCTCCAAACGTCTGGGCGTTTGCGTCCACAGCTCGTCTTCTTGGGGCAGCGTTCGATCTGTGGTCGTTCTTCTGGCTCTGACGGGTCACGGCATGACGTGGATCTTTGGAACGCTGGTGTGTCTCATGCAGAGTAATACACTGGCTGGCCAGGAGCTTCTGATCAATCTGCTGATAG CTCTGGTTCTTGACGTCTTAACTGTGGCAGGAGTGCAGAAACTGGTCAGACGAAAAGGACCGTGGGACATAAGTCCAGGTGTTTTAGACTGGGTTGTCTTGGACTCGTATTCATTTCCAGCGGCTCATGCCAGCAGAGCAGCCATGGTCTCAAAGTTTCTCCTGTCCCACCTGGTGCTGGCCGTCCCACTGCGTGTCCTGCTGGTTCTGTGGGCCTTCCTGGTGGGCCTGTCCCGGGTTCTGCTGGGTCAACACCACCTGACGGACATAGCGTGTGGTTTCGCTCTGGGTTTTCTTCACTTTAGACTCATGGAGTCGGTGTGGCTGTCATCCAGCGCCTGTCAAACTCTGATCTCAATGGGAACGTTCAACTGGGGCTCCACACGTTAA
- the LOC135774136 gene encoding inactive phospholipid phosphatase 7 isoform X1, with product MFSIKRCFNVISTLNKQLTFFLLNFNVEGWSCASLEQPNHTMPLNPSLSRSKDRSGSVLGRPEFLSLNQPLRHGRPSRRTCQWKTHQNHQPENPPEPENTRERREAPRLPDEDCMLLNPSFKGIAINSLLAIDICLSKRLGVCVHSSSSWGSVRSVVVLLALTGHGMTWIFGTLVCLMQSNTLAGQELLINLLIALVLDVLTVAGVQKLVRRKGPWDISPGVLDWVVLDSYSFPAAHASRAAMVSKFLLSHLVLAVPLRVLLVLWAFLVGLSRVLLGQHHLTDIACGFALGFLHFRLMESVWLSSSACQTLISMGTFNWGSTR from the exons ATGTTTAGCATTAaacgttgtttcaacgtcatttcaacgttgaacaaacaactaACATTCTTTCTACtgaatttcaacgttgaaggttGGTCGTGTGCCAGCTTGGAACAACCAAACCATACGATGCCTCTTAACCCGAGCTTGTCCAGATCAAAAGATCGAAGCGGCAGCGTTCTGGGCCGACCTGAATTCTTATCACTGAACCAACCGCTGCGTCACGGCAGACCATCGAGAAGGACCTGCCAGTGGAAGACGCATCAGAACCACCAGCCCGAGAACCCGCCAGAGCCCGAAAACACGAGGGAACGCAGAGAAGCGCCAAGACTGCCAGATGAAGACTGCATGCTCCTGAACCCCTCTTTCAAAGGAATCGCTATAAACTCACTCTTGGCCATTGACATTTGCCTCTCCAAACGTCTGGGCGTTTGCGTCCACAGCTCGTCTTCTTGGGGCAGCGTTCGATCTGTGGTCGTTCTTCTGGCTCTGACGGGTCACGGCATGACGTGGATCTTTGGAACGCTGGTGTGTCTCATGCAGAGTAATACACTGGCTGGCCAGGAGCTTCTGATCAATCTGCTGATAG CTCTGGTTCTTGACGTCTTAACTGTGGCAGGAGTGCAGAAACTGGTCAGACGAAAAGGACCGTGGGACATAAGTCCAGGTGTTTTAGACTGGGTTGTCTTGGACTCGTATTCATTTCCAGCGGCTCATGCCAGCAGAGCAGCCATGGTCTCAAAGTTTCTCCTGTCCCACCTGGTGCTGGCCGTCCCACTGCGTGTCCTGCTGGTTCTGTGGGCCTTCCTGGTGGGCCTGTCCCGGGTTCTGCTGGGTCAACACCACCTGACGGACATAGCGTGTGGTTTCGCTCTGGGTTTTCTTCACTTTAGACTCATGGAGTCGGTGTGGCTGTCATCCAGCGCCTGTCAAACTCTGATCTCAATGGGAACGTTCAACTGGGGCTCCACACGTTAA
- the fam78ab gene encoding protein FAM78A, with the protein MFCCSLVLLVMGCIQSIRCKPKSFRDSITVLEVNSSIDSNPTSIDESSSVVLRYRTPHFRASARVVVPPVAGKESWTVGWIQACNHMEFYNKYGSKGMSSWELPGLRDGTIRAISDSDGVNYPWYGNTTETCTVVGPTKKDTKFTVSMNDNFYPSVTWGVPVSDGNVPMLSSIWRDQSFTTWLVAMNRASGEILVLQTVRWRMRLHIEVDPDKPLGRRAKLREPVAQEQPQILGKNEPIPPDALVKPNANDAQVLMWRPRTGEAVVVIPPKH; encoded by the exons ATGTTCTGCTGCTCGCTGGTGTTGCTGGTGATGGGCTGCATCCAGAGTATCAGGTGTAAACCCAAGAGTTTTCGGGACAGTATCACGGTTCTGGAGGTGAACTCCTCCATCGACTCGAACCCCACCAGTATCGATGAGTCCTCCAGCGTGGTGCTGCGCTACCGGACGCCGCATTTCCGCGCTTCGGCTCGGGTCGTGGTGCCGCCGGTGGCCGGTAAAGAGAGCTGGACTGTCGGCTGGATTCAGGCGTGCAATCACATGGAGTTTTACAACAAATACGGATCCAAAGGAAT GTCCAGCTGGGAACTCCCGGGTCTGCGAGACGGAACGATTCGAGCCATCAGCGACTCGGACGGAGTCAACTACCCGTGGTACGGCAACACGACGGAGACCTGCACGGTGGTGGGCCCTACCAAGAAGGACACCAAGTTCACCGTCAGCATGAACGATAACTTTTACCCCAGCGTGACGTGGGGCGTCCCCGTGAGCGACGGTAACGTGCCCATGCTGAGCAGCATCTGGAGGGACCAGAGCTTCACCACGTGGCTGGTGGCCATGAATCGTGCGTCCGGCGAGATCCTGGTGCTGCAGACGGTGCGCTGGCGCATGCGTTTACACATCGAGGTCGATCCGGACAAACCGCTGGGCCGGAGGGCTAAGCTGCGTGAGCCCGTAGCCCAGGAACAACCGCAGATCCTGGGCAAGAACGAACCCATCCCGCCCGACGCTTTGGTCAAACCCAACGCCAACGACGCTCAGGTCCTGATGTGGCGGCCCAGGACGGGTGAGGCCGTGGTGGTCATCCCTCCCAAACACTGA